The Fusobacterium sp. genome contains a region encoding:
- a CDS encoding metallophosphoesterase, with protein sequence MKILVISDSHGRLEKLISIYEREKPDMVICAGDFSDDAEELSYVFPENTYQIVKGNCDYYDMQRSDEMVIELGGHKVFLAHGHHYKVKLEYETIEKRGRELGCDVVIFGHTHRPYLEKKKEITLFNPGAVLGNDYGIIKINKESIDFLLKRI encoded by the coding sequence ATGAAAATATTAGTTATATCAGATTCACATGGAAGATTGGAAAAATTAATTTCTATTTATGAAAGGGAGAAACCTGACATGGTGATATGTGCAGGAGATTTCAGTGATGATGCTGAGGAACTTTCATATGTATTTCCAGAAAATACCTACCAAATAGTTAAAGGTAACTGCGATTATTATGATATGCAGAGAAGTGATGAGATGGTTATTGAGCTAGGGGGACATAAAGTCTTCCTAGCTCATGGTCATCATTACAAGGTAAAACTTGAGTATGAAACAATAGAAAAAAGAGGACGAGAACTAGGATGTGATGTAGTTATATTTGGTCATACACATAGACCATATCTTGAAAAAAAGAAAGAGATAACCCTTTTTAATCCTGGGGCTGTACTTGGAAATGATTACGGTATAATAAAAATAAATAAAGAAAGTATTGATTTTCTTCTAAAAAGAATTTAA
- the pheS gene encoding phenylalanine--tRNA ligase subunit alpha — protein sequence MKEKVAQLKEQAQSSIEGAASLQELEEIRVRLLGKKGELTEISKGMKTLSPEERPVIGQLVNETREFISSMLDEKNDQLKEKEKRARLEQEIIDITLPGEEIELGTSHPITETMNFMKDIFIEMGFDIADGPEVEKVEYNFDALNIPETHPSRDITDTFYISDDVILRTQTSPVQVRYMLKHKPPFRMICPGKVYRPDYDVSHTPMFHQMEGLMIGENISFANLKGILTHFVKKVFGETEVRFRPHFFPFTEPSAEMDVQCAVCKGKGCRVCKDSGWLEIMGCGMVDPEVLKAVGYDPNEVSGFAFGVGIERVTMLRHGIDDLRAFFENDIRFLKQFK from the coding sequence ATGAAGGAAAAGGTAGCACAATTAAAGGAACAAGCACAATCTAGTATAGAGGGCGCTGCTTCTTTACAGGAGTTAGAAGAAATAAGAGTTAGATTGCTGGGAAAAAAAGGAGAATTAACAGAAATTTCTAAAGGTATGAAAACTCTTTCTCCAGAAGAAAGACCTGTTATTGGTCAACTGGTAAATGAAACTAGAGAATTTATCAGTTCAATGCTAGATGAAAAGAATGATCAATTAAAAGAAAAAGAAAAAAGAGCAAGATTAGAACAAGAAATTATTGATATTACACTTCCAGGTGAAGAGATTGAGTTAGGGACAAGTCACCCTATAACAGAAACAATGAATTTTATGAAAGATATATTTATTGAAATGGGATTTGATATTGCTGATGGACCTGAAGTAGAAAAAGTTGAATATAACTTTGATGCTTTAAACATCCCTGAAACTCATCCATCAAGAGATATTACAGATACTTTCTATATTTCAGATGATGTGATACTCAGAACACAAACATCACCAGTACAGGTAAGATATATGCTTAAACATAAACCACCTTTCAGAATGATATGCCCTGGAAAAGTTTACAGACCTGATTATGATGTGTCTCATACACCAATGTTCCACCAAATGGAAGGATTGATGATAGGTGAAAATATTTCTTTTGCTAATTTGAAAGGAATATTGACTCATTTTGTTAAAAAAGTTTTTGGTGAAACTGAAGTAAGATTTAGACCTCATTTCTTTCCATTCACAGAACCAAGTGCTGAAATGGATGTACAATGTGCTGTATGTAAAGGTAAGGGATGCAGAGTATGTAAAGACAGCGGTTGGCTGGAAATAATGGGATGCGGGATGGTAGACCCAGAGGTTTTAAAGGCAGTAGGTTATGATCCTAATGAAGTGAGTGGATTTGCTTTTGGAGTTGGAATAGAGAGAGTAACTATGCTGAGACACGGAATAGATGACCTTAGAGCATTTTTTGAAAATGATATAAGATTCTTAAAACAATTTAAATAA
- the pheT gene encoding phenylalanine--tRNA ligase subunit beta: MLISLDWLKQYVDIKEDINQLENALTMIGQEVEAIDVQGKDLNNVVIGQIVEYGKHPNSDKLTLLKVDIGEEEKLQIICGAPNHKLGDKVVVAKIGAILPGDFKIKKSKIRDIESCGMLCSQVELGIGEDKDGIVILPEDAPIGEDYKIYAGMDDIIFELEITPNRPDCLSHIGIAREVAAYYGRKVKYPSYALNEVIESTNNYAKVRVEDKERCKRYMGRVIKNVTIGESPEWLKKRIRAMGLKPINNIVDVTNFVMFEYNQPMHAFDLDKLENKTVVVRTAEIGEKITTLDGVDRELNNGELVIADEVKPIAIAGIIGGQATQIESETKNIFLEVAYFTPENIRKTTKKLGIVTDSGYRNERGLDIENISEVIDRAAALMAEVASGEVLNEVIDKYIEKPQKFEIPLNLNKLNNFIGKKLEFDQVGKILTNLGLGIKTLSQDTLIVAPPAYRQDLTRSEDLYEEIIRMYGFENIEAIMPVENIESGLKDVKISVADNLKEILKEIGLHEVINYTFIPKEALNILKIRDKVIEISNPLSEDMSIVRPTLIYSLLTNIRDNINRNQFNLRFYEVSKVFTPASELANEDLRICIAIAGKPERTLWNPKPESYNFYTIKGYVEKLLEYTGISRYKLERSTKEIFHPGRSADIRIGNDIIGTFGEIHPDIQEAMDIKRERVYVADIDLARALKYMKNAVKYERVVKYPEVTRDLAIVLDKNVLVGNMIDDLKKVSLLIEKIDIFDIYEGEKINADKKSVAISIVLRDKKKTLTEKDINNVIEKVLNTISKNYNGEIRQ; the protein is encoded by the coding sequence ATGTTAATTTCTTTAGACTGGTTGAAACAGTATGTTGATATAAAAGAAGATATAAATCAGCTTGAAAATGCACTGACTATGATAGGTCAGGAAGTAGAAGCTATAGATGTTCAAGGTAAAGACCTTAACAATGTAGTTATAGGACAGATTGTAGAATATGGAAAACATCCAAATTCAGATAAATTGACTCTTTTAAAAGTAGATATAGGAGAGGAAGAAAAACTGCAAATAATCTGCGGAGCTCCAAATCATAAATTAGGAGATAAGGTAGTAGTGGCCAAGATTGGGGCTATACTTCCTGGAGATTTCAAGATTAAAAAAAGCAAAATAAGAGATATAGAGTCTTGTGGTATGCTTTGTTCACAAGTTGAATTAGGGATAGGAGAAGATAAGGATGGAATAGTAATTCTTCCTGAAGACGCTCCAATAGGAGAAGATTATAAAATATATGCTGGAATGGATGATATTATATTTGAACTTGAAATTACTCCAAATAGACCTGATTGCCTTTCACATATAGGAATAGCTAGAGAAGTGGCAGCTTACTATGGAAGAAAAGTAAAATATCCATCTTATGCTTTAAATGAAGTGATAGAATCTACAAATAACTATGCAAAAGTAAGAGTGGAAGATAAAGAAAGATGTAAAAGGTATATGGGAAGAGTTATAAAAAATGTAACTATTGGTGAATCTCCTGAATGGCTTAAGAAGAGAATAAGAGCAATGGGACTTAAACCAATTAATAATATAGTTGATGTAACAAACTTTGTTATGTTTGAGTATAATCAGCCTATGCATGCTTTTGATCTGGATAAATTAGAAAATAAAACTGTAGTAGTAAGAACTGCAGAGATAGGAGAAAAAATAACCACTTTAGATGGAGTAGATAGAGAACTTAATAATGGAGAACTGGTAATAGCTGATGAAGTAAAACCAATAGCTATTGCTGGTATCATTGGAGGTCAGGCTACTCAAATCGAATCTGAAACTAAAAATATATTCCTTGAGGTGGCTTATTTTACTCCCGAAAACATTAGAAAAACAACTAAAAAACTTGGAATTGTAACTGATTCTGGATATAGAAATGAAAGAGGTCTTGATATTGAAAATATCAGCGAAGTTATAGACAGAGCGGCAGCTCTTATGGCAGAAGTTGCTTCTGGGGAGGTTTTAAATGAGGTAATAGATAAATATATAGAAAAACCTCAAAAGTTTGAAATACCTTTAAACTTAAATAAATTAAATAACTTTATAGGCAAAAAGTTGGAGTTTGATCAAGTAGGAAAAATACTTACAAACCTTGGGTTAGGAATAAAAACTTTATCTCAGGATACTCTCATAGTTGCTCCACCTGCTTATAGACAGGATTTAACTAGATCAGAAGATTTATATGAAGAAATAATAAGAATGTATGGATTTGAAAATATAGAAGCTATAATGCCTGTGGAAAATATTGAATCTGGATTGAAGGATGTAAAAATATCAGTTGCTGATAACTTAAAAGAGATATTGAAAGAAATAGGTCTCCATGAAGTTATAAACTATACATTTATTCCTAAGGAAGCTTTGAATATTCTTAAAATAAGAGATAAAGTAATTGAAATAAGCAATCCATTAAGTGAAGATATGTCTATAGTAAGACCTACTTTAATATATAGTCTTCTTACAAATATCAGAGATAATATCAATAGAAATCAATTCAATCTAAGATTCTATGAAGTATCAAAAGTATTTACACCAGCAAGTGAATTAGCAAATGAGGATTTAAGAATCTGTATAGCAATAGCAGGAAAACCTGAAAGAACTTTATGGAATCCAAAACCTGAGTCATATAACTTTTACACTATAAAAGGATATGTGGAAAAACTTCTTGAATATACAGGTATCAGCAGGTATAAACTTGAAAGGAGTACAAAAGAAATTTTCCATCCAGGTAGAAGTGCTGATATTAGAATAGGAAATGATATTATTGGAACTTTTGGAGAGATTCATCCAGATATTCAGGAAGCTATGGATATAAAAAGAGAAAGAGTATATGTAGCTGATATAGATTTAGCTAGAGCATTAAAATATATGAAAAATGCTGTAAAATATGAAAGGGTAGTAAAGTATCCAGAAGTAACTAGAGATTTGGCCATCGTACTTGATAAAAATGTACTTGTAGGAAATATGATAGATGACTTGAAAAAAGTTTCTCTTTTAATAGAAAAAATAGATATATTTGATATTTATGAAGGAGAAAAAATAAATGCAGATAAAAAATCAGTAGCTATCAGCATAGTACTTAGAGACAAGAAAAAGACTCTTACTGAAAAAGATATAAATAATGTTATTGAAAAAGTGTTAAACACTATCTCGAAAAATTATAATGGAGAGATAAGACAATAA
- a CDS encoding L-serine ammonia-lyase, iron-sulfur-dependent, subunit alpha — translation MDSLKELFKIGNGPSSSHTIGPERAAKKFKERTPNAAKYVVELYGSLALTGKGHLTDWIIEETLKPIETEIVWMPEVVYDYHTNGMKFKALDNNGNTIDEWIVFSVGGGTIMELGQERRGPSKIYPYSKMDDIKKWCEEGKKEYWEYVVEHEGEEIFTFLQEIWDAMEAAVEKGIEKTGVLPGTLKLSRRAQSFYRKARNNHGRGGFLGRIFAYTLAVSEENGAGGRVVTAPTCGASGIIPGLLYALREEYDISEKELLKGLAIAGLIGNIVKENATISGAEGGCQAEVGTACAMAAGMACFLLGGSLDQIEYASEMALEHHLGLTCDPVGGYVQIPCIERNAAASARALDSAAYSLYTDGKHTISFDQVVITMGETGKDLKSEYKETSLGGLAKFRFNAEC, via the coding sequence ATGGATTCCTTAAAAGAGTTATTTAAGATAGGAAATGGTCCTTCAAGCTCACATACAATTGGACCAGAAAGAGCAGCAAAAAAATTTAAAGAAAGAACACCAAATGCAGCGAAATATGTAGTAGAGCTGTATGGATCTTTAGCTCTGACTGGAAAGGGACACCTTACTGATTGGATAATAGAAGAAACTTTAAAACCGATTGAAACTGAGATTGTATGGATGCCAGAAGTCGTTTATGACTATCACACTAATGGGATGAAATTTAAAGCTTTAGACAACAATGGAAATACAATAGATGAATGGATAGTCTTCTCAGTAGGTGGGGGAACTATCATGGAATTAGGGCAGGAAAGAAGAGGGCCTTCAAAAATTTATCCATATTCAAAGATGGATGATATCAAAAAATGGTGTGAAGAAGGAAAAAAAGAGTACTGGGAATATGTTGTAGAGCATGAAGGAGAAGAGATATTCACTTTTCTTCAAGAAATATGGGATGCAATGGAAGCAGCTGTTGAAAAAGGAATAGAAAAAACAGGTGTACTTCCTGGAACTCTAAAATTGTCTAGGAGAGCCCAAAGCTTTTATAGAAAAGCAAGAAATAACCATGGAAGAGGTGGATTTCTTGGAAGAATATTTGCATATACTCTTGCAGTATCAGAAGAAAATGGGGCTGGAGGAAGAGTTGTAACTGCCCCTACATGTGGAGCTTCTGGAATTATTCCAGGACTTTTATATGCACTTAGAGAAGAATATGACATATCTGAAAAAGAACTCCTTAAAGGGTTGGCGATAGCTGGTCTTATAGGAAATATAGTGAAAGAGAATGCCACTATATCAGGAGCTGAAGGAGGATGTCAGGCAGAAGTAGGAACAGCATGTGCAATGGCAGCAGGAATGGCATGTTTTCTTTTAGGAGGATCATTAGATCAAATTGAATATGCTTCTGAAATGGCATTGGAACACCATCTTGGACTTACTTGCGACCCAGTAGGAGGATATGTACAAATACCTTGTATAGAGAGAAATGCAGCAGCTTCAGCAAGAGCATTGGATTCTGCAGCATACAGTCTTTATACTGATGGAAAGCATACTATTTCTTTTGATCAAGTAGTTATAACTATGGGTGAGACTGGGAAAGACTTAAAGAGTGAATACAAGGAAACATCTTTAGGAGGACTTGCAAAATTTAGATTTAATGCTGAATGTTAA
- the pth gene encoding aminoacyl-tRNA hydrolase yields MKLVVGLGNPGDKYAKTRHNIGFEVISRLQKDLNITGEKDKFQGFLSEKNIDGEKVLFLKPQTFMNLSGNSISAVVNFYKIDVKNDMIVIYDDMDLPVGKLRVKERGSSGGHNGIKSIISHLGDEFLRIKCGIGKSKDNTIDFVTGQFDKSEQETVDKMIENASDCALDLIRDVELGRIMQKYNKK; encoded by the coding sequence ATGAAATTAGTTGTAGGCCTTGGTAATCCAGGAGATAAATATGCTAAAACAAGGCATAATATAGGATTTGAAGTTATCAGTAGATTACAAAAAGACCTTAATATAACAGGGGAAAAGGATAAATTTCAGGGATTTCTTAGTGAGAAAAATATAGATGGAGAGAAAGTTCTTTTTCTAAAACCTCAGACTTTTATGAATCTTAGTGGAAATTCAATATCTGCTGTAGTAAATTTTTATAAAATAGATGTTAAAAATGATATGATTGTAATTTATGATGATATGGATCTTCCTGTTGGAAAATTGAGAGTAAAAGAGAGGGGAAGTTCAGGTGGACATAATGGAATAAAATCTATCATTTCTCATCTAGGTGATGAGTTTTTACGTATTAAATGTGGTATAGGAAAGAGTAAAGATAATACTATAGATTTTGTAACAGGTCAGTTTGATAAAAGTGAACAAGAAACTGTTGATAAAATGATTGAGAATGCATCTGATTGTGCTTTAGATTTAATAAGAGATGTTGAATTAGGCAGAATAATGCAGAAATATAACAAAAAGTAA
- the rsxC gene encoding electron transport complex subunit RsxC has translation MRFFGFRGGVHPPENKLQTENMPVEKLAAPKMLYISLLQHIGSPLDPIVAIGDKVLKGQKIADSQAFLTSPIHSPVSGTVKKIEEHVFPLMGRIKTIMIENDGEETWAELPKIENWETADKKDLLAMIREKGVVGIGGASFPTHVKLNPPADVKIDTLLLNGAECEPYLNSDNRLMLEHPETIIEGIKIIKKVLGVETAIIGIEENKPEAIASMKKAAEGTGIEIAPLKTKYPQGGEKQLIKAVLDREVPSGKLPSAVGVVVQNTGTAAAIYEGLVNGTPLIEKVVTVSGKAIANPKNIKIAIGTPFSYILDKCGINRDAMDKLVMGGPMMGMAQFSEEAPVIKGTSGLLALTKEETNPYKPKACIGCGKCIGACPMLLEPIMFARLAAFEQWEDIGKYNLMDCIECGSCAYICPANRPLTEAIKIGKSKLRAMKK, from the coding sequence ATGAGATTTTTTGGTTTCAGAGGTGGAGTGCATCCGCCTGAAAATAAACTACAGACAGAAAATATGCCAGTAGAAAAACTAGCAGCACCAAAAATGTTGTATATTTCTTTATTACAGCATATAGGATCACCACTAGATCCAATAGTAGCTATTGGAGATAAAGTACTTAAAGGTCAGAAAATAGCTGACTCTCAAGCATTTTTAACATCTCCTATACATTCACCAGTAAGTGGTACAGTTAAAAAAATTGAAGAACATGTTTTTCCATTAATGGGAAGAATTAAAACTATCATGATTGAAAATGATGGGGAAGAGACTTGGGCAGAACTGCCTAAGATAGAAAATTGGGAAACAGCTGATAAGAAAGATTTATTAGCAATGATCAGAGAAAAAGGAGTTGTTGGTATTGGAGGGGCAAGTTTCCCTACTCATGTTAAACTTAATCCACCTGCTGATGTAAAGATTGACACTTTACTGTTAAATGGAGCAGAGTGTGAGCCTTATCTCAATTCTGACAACAGACTTATGCTTGAACATCCAGAAACTATAATTGAAGGTATTAAAATCATCAAAAAAGTTTTAGGAGTAGAGACAGCTATCATAGGTATTGAAGAAAATAAACCTGAAGCAATAGCTTCTATGAAGAAAGCTGCAGAAGGAACAGGAATAGAGATAGCTCCTTTAAAAACAAAATATCCTCAAGGAGGAGAGAAACAATTAATCAAAGCTGTTTTAGATAGAGAGGTTCCATCTGGAAAACTTCCATCAGCAGTAGGAGTAGTGGTTCAAAATACAGGAACAGCAGCTGCTATCTATGAAGGATTGGTAAATGGGACTCCTCTAATTGAAAAAGTTGTTACAGTTTCAGGAAAAGCAATAGCAAATCCTAAAAATATAAAAATAGCTATTGGAACACCTTTCTCTTATATTCTTGATAAATGTGGTATAAACAGAGATGCAATGGATAAATTAGTAATGGGTGGACCAATGATGGGAATGGCTCAATTCTCAGAAGAAGCTCCAGTGATCAAAGGAACTTCTGGTTTATTGGCTCTTACAAAAGAGGAAACAAACCCATATAAACCAAAGGCTTGTATAGGATGTGGAAAATGTATAGGGGCATGTCCAATGCTTCTTGAACCAATCATGTTTGCAAGACTTGCTGCTTTTGAACAATGGGAAGATATTGGAAAATACAACCTGATGGATTGTATTGAATGTGGATCGTGTGCTTACATATGTCCAGCTAACAGACCATTAACTGAAGCTATAAAGATTGGAAAATCAAAATTAAGAGCAATGAAAAAATAA
- a CDS encoding RnfABCDGE type electron transport complex subunit D yields MTNILKMGPSPHIRTSETVEKVMYDVIISLIPAFLVAVYVFGIRAFIVTSVAILSCIVTEFVCQKIMNQDISVFDGSAILTGILFSFVIPVNMSLIYVIIGSIVSIALGKMVFGGLGHNIFNPALVGRAFVQASWPVAITTFALDGKAGATVLDAMKRGLPLDGALIEGGNQYVQAFVGRMGGCLGETSALALLIGGIYLIYRGQIDWKMPALIIGTVFILTWAMGGDPIMHILSGGLFLGAFYMATDMVTSPYTPKGKVIFALGLGLLISLIRMKGGYPEGVAYSILIMNGFVPLINRYTAPKKFGEVKSNEK; encoded by the coding sequence GTGACTAATATTTTGAAGATGGGGCCATCACCTCATATAAGAACATCAGAAACAGTTGAAAAAGTAATGTATGATGTAATAATATCTTTAATACCAGCATTTTTAGTTGCTGTATATGTTTTTGGAATAAGAGCATTTATAGTTACTTCAGTTGCTATATTATCATGTATTGTTACAGAGTTTGTTTGTCAGAAAATAATGAACCAGGATATTTCTGTATTTGACGGAAGTGCAATTCTTACAGGTATTCTGTTTTCTTTTGTTATACCAGTAAATATGTCTCTTATTTATGTAATTATTGGATCGATAGTTTCTATCGCTCTTGGTAAAATGGTATTTGGAGGACTTGGACATAATATATTTAACCCTGCGTTAGTAGGAAGAGCATTTGTTCAGGCTTCATGGCCAGTAGCTATTACTACTTTTGCACTAGATGGAAAAGCTGGAGCAACAGTCTTAGATGCTATGAAAAGAGGACTTCCATTAGATGGAGCTTTAATAGAAGGTGGAAATCAATATGTTCAAGCTTTTGTAGGTAGAATGGGTGGATGTTTAGGAGAAACTTCAGCTCTGGCTCTTCTTATAGGAGGAATATACCTTATTTATAGAGGGCAGATAGACTGGAAAATGCCTGCTTTAATAATAGGTACAGTATTTATTCTTACTTGGGCAATGGGAGGAGATCCTATAATGCATATCCTTTCAGGAGGATTATTCTTAGGAGCTTTCTATATGGCTACAGATATGGTAACAAGTCCATATACACCAAAAGGTAAAGTAATCTTTGCATTGGGATTAGGATTACTTATATCTCTGATCAGAATGAAAGGTGGTTATCCAGAAGGAGTTGCTTACTCTATCCTTATTATGAATGGATTTGTTCCTTTAATTAATAGATATACTGCACCTAAAAAATTTGGTGAGGTGAAGTCTAATGAAAAATAG
- a CDS encoding RnfABCDGE type electron transport complex subunit G gives MKNRFVNYGAVLLIIAAVSAGILAMVNDFTKTVIRDNEIAAVNSARKNVLSSAETFKEAEVINAGGLEFIPGFNTAGELTGYVVSVSENGYAGAINFVLGIEKDGKIAGLDIIGSQETPGLGAKIMDKPWQAIWAGRDSSYVFNKSTDAFAGATISPTAVYTGMMRALTVYDKEVRK, from the coding sequence ATGAAAAATAGATTTGTAAATTATGGAGCAGTATTATTGATAATAGCTGCTGTATCAGCTGGAATATTAGCTATGGTAAATGATTTTACTAAAACAGTAATAAGAGATAACGAAATTGCAGCTGTAAACTCAGCAAGAAAAAATGTTCTTTCTTCTGCTGAAACTTTTAAAGAAGCAGAGGTTATAAATGCAGGTGGACTGGAGTTTATACCTGGATTTAATACAGCTGGGGAGCTTACAGGATATGTTGTATCTGTTTCTGAAAATGGATATGCAGGTGCTATTAATTTTGTTTTGGGTATTGAAAAAGATGGTAAAATCGCAGGATTGGATATTATAGGAAGTCAAGAGACTCCAGGATTGGGGGCTAAAATCATGGATAAACCATGGCAAGCTATCTGGGCAGGAAGAGATTCATCATATGTCTTTAATAAATCTACAGATGCATTTGCAGGGGCTACTATATCTCCAACAGCAGTTTATACTGGAATGATGAGAGCTTTGACAGTATATGACAAAGAGGTGAGAAAATAG
- a CDS encoding electron transport complex subunit E, producing MEKKNFGKIFFEGIFTGNPVFILLLGLCPTLGVTSSAINGMSMGLATMAVLACSNVLISAFKKLIPDQVRIPAFIMIIASLVTIVEMVMKAYTPDLYKVLGLFIPLIVVNCIVLGRAESFASKNGVFASLVDGVGTGLGFTLSLALLGAIREILGNGSVFGINFAPASFTPALIFILAPGAFLTIGCIIATLNYLKLKKSKEG from the coding sequence GTGGAGAAAAAGAACTTTGGAAAAATATTCTTTGAAGGAATATTTACAGGAAATCCTGTATTTATTCTTCTGTTAGGATTATGTCCTACACTTGGAGTTACAAGTTCAGCAATAAATGGAATGTCAATGGGACTTGCAACCATGGCAGTTCTTGCTTGTTCAAATGTTTTAATTTCAGCATTTAAGAAATTAATACCTGATCAAGTTAGAATCCCAGCATTTATTATGATTATAGCATCATTGGTTACAATTGTTGAAATGGTTATGAAAGCGTATACTCCTGATCTTTATAAAGTATTGGGATTATTTATTCCTCTTATAGTTGTTAACTGTATAGTATTGGGAAGAGCAGAAAGCTTTGCTTCAAAAAATGGTGTATTTGCATCTTTAGTTGATGGAGTAGGAACAGGTCTTGGATTTACTTTATCACTTGCTTTATTAGGTGCTATAAGAGAGATTCTTGGTAATGGATCTGTATTTGGTATCAATTTTGCTCCTGCAAGCTTTACTCCTGCACTTATATTTATACTTGCACCTGGAGCTTTCCTTACAATTGGATGTATCATAGCAACTCTTAACTATTTAAAGTTAAAAAAGAGTAAGGAGGGATAG
- the rsxA gene encoding electron transport complex subunit RsxA — translation MTFGSIFSIIVGSIFINNVIFAKFLGCCPFMGVSKKIDASLGMGMAVTFVITLASGITWLVYHFLLVPFELEYLQTIAFILIIASLVQFVEMAIAKTSPSLYKALGVFLPLITTNCAVLGVAIINIQEGYNFIQTLVNGFSVAVGFSLALVLLAGIRERIEYSAIPAPFKGVPIAFISAGLLAMAFMGFSGMQI, via the coding sequence GTGACTTTTGGAAGTATTTTTAGTATTATAGTAGGTTCTATATTTATAAATAACGTTATCTTTGCTAAGTTTTTAGGTTGTTGTCCTTTCATGGGGGTATCTAAAAAGATAGATGCTTCATTGGGAATGGGGATGGCAGTAACTTTCGTTATTACATTGGCTTCAGGAATAACTTGGCTTGTATATCATTTTCTTCTTGTACCATTTGAATTAGAATATCTGCAAACTATTGCATTTATACTTATTATAGCTTCATTGGTACAATTTGTTGAAATGGCTATTGCTAAGACTTCACCAAGCCTTTATAAAGCTCTTGGAGTATTTCTTCCTCTTATCACAACTAACTGTGCTGTACTAGGGGTAGCAATCATTAATATTCAAGAAGGATATAATTTTATTCAAACATTAGTAAATGGATTTTCTGTTGCAGTAGGATTTTCTCTAGCATTAGTATTACTTGCTGGTATCAGAGAAAGAATAGAATACTCAGCTATTCCAGCACCATTTAAAGGAGTGCCAATTGCATTTATCTCAGCTGGTCTTCTTGCAATGGCGTTTATGGGATTTAGTGGAATGCAAATATAA
- a CDS encoding RnfABCDGE type electron transport complex subunit B: MNAVIMPVLVLGLTGLAMGLFLAFASKKFEVEVDPKIEQIMAILPGANCGGCGFPGCAGYASAVVNEGAGMSLCAPGGAALAEGIGKIMGATVEVSDEKMVAKVLCQGDNTRTTKIYEFDGVLQTCAAMMLYAGGDKSCVYSCLGHGDCERVCPVDAIKVNDKGIAEVNEDKCISCGLCQKACPKKVISMLPQNKKVTVLCSSKEKGATARKACSTACIACGLCKKACPVDAITVENNLAKIDPAKCIQCGLCAAKCPTNAIKSEIKEVKKAEIIEEKCVGCTLCAKVCPVGAVEGELKAKHKIDQEKCIGCGLCFDKCKLKAIKMNVIERRD, encoded by the coding sequence ATGAACGCAGTAATAATGCCTGTGTTGGTTTTAGGACTAACAGGTCTTGCTATGGGGTTGTTCTTGGCCTTTGCTTCAAAGAAATTTGAAGTTGAAGTGGACCCAAAAATAGAACAAATAATGGCTATTCTTCCTGGTGCAAACTGTGGAGGGTGTGGATTCCCTGGATGTGCTGGATATGCATCAGCAGTTGTAAATGAAGGTGCAGGAATGTCATTATGTGCTCCTGGAGGAGCTGCTCTAGCTGAAGGAATCGGAAAGATTATGGGAGCTACAGTAGAAGTATCAGATGAAAAAATGGTTGCTAAAGTATTATGCCAAGGAGATAATACAAGAACTACTAAAATATATGAATTTGATGGAGTACTTCAAACTTGTGCTGCAATGATGCTTTATGCAGGTGGAGATAAGTCATGTGTTTATTCATGTCTAGGACATGGAGACTGTGAAAGAGTATGTCCAGTGGATGCAATTAAAGTAAATGATAAAGGAATTGCTGAAGTAAATGAAGATAAATGTATTTCTTGTGGATTATGCCAAAAAGCATGTCCTAAGAAAGTTATCTCTATGCTTCCCCAAAATAAAAAAGTTACAGTACTTTGCTCTTCTAAAGAGAAAGGTGCTACTGCAAGAAAAGCTTGTTCAACTGCTTGTATAGCATGTGGATTATGTAAAAAAGCATGTCCAGTAGATGCTATTACAGTTGAAAATAATCTTGCTAAAATAGATCCAGCAAAATGTATCCAATGTGGTCTATGTGCTGCTAAATGTCCTACAAACGCAATTAAAAGTGAGATAAAGGAAGTTAAAAAAGCTGAAATCATAGAAGAAAAATGTGTTGGATGTACTTTATGTGCCAAGGTTTGTCCAGTAGGAGCTGTAGAGGGAGAACTTAAAGCTAAACATAAAATAGATCAAGAAAAATGCATAGGATGCGGATTATGTTTTGATAAGTGTAAATTAAAAGCTATCAAAATGAATGTAATTGAAAGAAGAGATTAA